A portion of the Punica granatum isolate Tunisia-2019 chromosome 7, ASM765513v2, whole genome shotgun sequence genome contains these proteins:
- the LOC116212826 gene encoding probable WRKY transcription factor 2 → MSGMDDNVVIIEEWVPPSPSPRTFFSAMLGDDIGSRSIPDPPSQNETEGFVMGPKDKSVVGNSDKKGTTSMDHFAEFGSFSELRSAPRGGLGDRIAARAGFNAPKLNTEGIRPNDVLNPEARSPFLMLSPGLSPTTLLESPVFLSNSLAEPSPTTGKFPFLPNGSNRSSRLVSDCPDKIKENSLFEDNDSSSFAFRPGAELSPSFFGSEPKVTPTFPQQSFQRMEVSAQSNTSFQLHNAEQPKLQPQADFSSLLMEKDAGNNNNGAVPSDQRMSDNTVVGADHSSPLDEPQDEEGDQKANGDSAIGGGGSPSDDGYNWRKYGQKQVKGSEYPRSYYKCTHPNCQVKKKVERSHEGHISEIIYKGTHNHPKPPPSRRGVIGGSDIPEQVGAQGGTEADQGWGNNVPKTSTPEWRQDNFEVTSSPSEGPEFCNPNTGLPAQNGAQFEPGEAVDASSTFSNEYEDDQANGSISLGYDAEEDESESKRRKIEAYPADMSGATRAIREPRVVVQTTSEVDILDDGYRWRKYGQKVVKGNPNPRSYYKCTSTGCTVRKHVERASHDLKSVITTYEGKHNHDVPAARNSSHGNSGPGSAQPIASGVQAHVHRPEPAQAHNGIPRFDSSGPLPSFGLPGRPHLPPHGFSFGLNAPTGLENLTMAGLGAAHGKMAMLPIHPFLAAQQQQQQQQQQQQQQQQQQQHQHQHRQVSEMGFMLPKGEPKPEPVSDTGFNLSNNSAAAVYQQFMSTLPLGPQM, encoded by the exons ATGAGTGGGATGGATGATAATGTCGTGATAATCGAAGAGTGGGTGCCTCCTAGCCCTAGCCCAAGAACCTTCTTTTCGGCAATGTTAGGTGACGACATTGGCTCAAGATCAATTCCTGATCCTCCTTCTCAGAATGAGACAGAAGGGTTTGTTATGGGACCGAAAGACAAGTCAGTGGTGGGGAATTCCGACAAGAAAGGCACTACTTCCATGGATCATTTTGCTGAGTTCGGTTCCTTCTCCGAGCTAAGATCTGCCCCTCGTGGAGGTCTCGGTGACCGAATAGCAGCAAGGGCTGGGTTCAATGCTCCGAAGTTGAACACTGAGGGGATTAGGCCTAATGATGTTCTGAACCCCGAAGCTCGGTCTCCTTTCTTGATGCTCTCACCTGGTTTAAGTCCTACAACGCTGCTTGAGTCTCCCGTTTTCCTCTCAAATTCATTG GCCGAGCCTTCTCCTACGACAGGGAAGTTCCCTTTTCTCCCAAATGGAAGCAACCGGAGCTCAAGATTGGTGTCAGACTGCCCTGATAAAATCAAAGAGAACAGCCTTTTCGAGGACAACGATTCTTCATCGTTTGCTTTCAGGCCTGGTGCAGAACTAAGTCCCTCCTTTTTCGGCAGTGAGCCTAAA GTAACACCGACATTTCCCCAGCAATCCTTCCAGAGAATGGAGGTTTCAGCCCAGTCGAATACTTCTTTTCAATTACACAATGCCGAACAGCCCAAACTCCAACCCCAGGCAGATTTCTCTAGTTTGTTGATGGAAAAAGATGCAGGCAATAATAACAATGGTGCTGTTCCATCAGATCAGAGGATGTCAGATAATACTGTTGTTGGAGCTGATCACTCTTCGCCACTCGATGAGCCACAAGACGAGGAAGGGGATCAGAAGGCCAATGGAGATTCCGCCATTGGGGGTGGCGGGTCCCCATCTGATGATGGATATAACTGGAGAAAGTATGGGCAGAAGCAAGTTAAAGGCAGTGAGTACCCGAGAAGTTACTACAAGTGCACTCACCCAAATTGTCAAGTAAAGAAGAAAGTGGAACGGTCCCATGAGGGACACATCTCTGAGATCATTTACAAGGGGACCCACAATCATCCCAAGCCTCCTCCGAGCCGCCGAGGGGTCATTGGAGGTTCAGACATTCCAGAGCAGGTGGGAGCACAGGGTGGCACCGAGGCTGACCAAGGTTGGGGCAACAACGTGCCTAAGACTTCCACTCCTGAGTGGAGGCAGGATAACTTCGAGGTGACCTCATCGCCCTCTGAAGGACCAGAGTTCTGCAACCCTAATACTGGACTGCCAGCTCAGAATGGAGCCCAGTTCGAGCCCGGGGAGGCCGTCGATGCCTCATCTACTTTCTCAAATGAGTATGAGGACGATCAGGCAAATGGCAGCATCTCATTGGGTTATGATGCGGAAGAAGATGAATCTGAGTCGAAAAGAAG GAAAATCGAAGCTTATCCAGCGGATATGAGTGGGGCCACAAGAGCTATTCGAGAGCCTAGGGTTGTGGTCCAGACAACAAGTGAGGTGGACATCCTCGATGATGGGTATCGCTGGCGCAAATATGGGCAGAAAGTCGTGAAAGGAAACCCCAACCCTAG GAGTTATTACAAGTGCACAAGCACAGGATGTACAGTGAGGAAGCACGTGGAGAGGGCATCCCACGACCTCAAATCTGTGATCACGACTTATGAAGGGAAGCACAATCACGATGTCCCGGCTGCTCGGAATAGCAGCCATGGGAACTCCGGCCCTGGCTCAGCCCAGCCCATTGCCTCAGGTGTTCAGGCCCATGTCCACCGGCCTGAGCCTGCCCAAGCTCACAATGGCATTCCGAGGTTTGATAGCTCCGGGCCTCTTCCCTCATTTGGGCTGCCAGGGAGGCCACATCTGCCCCCTCACGGGTTCTCTTTCGGGCTGAATGCCCCGACTGGCCTGGAGAACCTCACGATGGCCGGGCTGGGTGCTGCCCATGGCAAGATGGCGATGCTGCCCATTCACCCGTTCCTAGCAGCacagcagcaacagcagcagcagcagcagcagcagcagcaacagcagcagcagcagcagcatcaGCATCAGCATCGACAAGTCAGCGAGATGGGCTTCATGCTGCCAAAAGGGGAGCCCAAGCCTGAACCTGTCTCAGACACAGGCTTTAACCTATCGAACAACTCTGCCGCCGCAGTCTACCAGCAGTTCATGAGTACGCTACCGCTTGGGCCCCAGATGTga
- the LOC116212825 gene encoding chloride channel protein CLC-f encodes MSGGEFSDQSHLLRDASPSDSREVGEGGDVEAQLTRSGSGGGRGGFRDLLKRLDRGFSNRRHSFKRLDRARDRESSTRGDHNPHHHLDLDSGGDVLGDSAPPEWALLLIGCLLGLATGLFVAAFNNGVHVIHEWAWAGTPNEGAAWLRLQRLADTWHRILLIPVTGGVIVGMMHGLLEILDQIKQSTSSEGQGIDLLAGVFPAVKAIQAAITLGTGCSLGPEGPSVDIGKSCAYGFSLMMENNRERKIALVAAGAAAGIASGFNAAVAGSFFAIETVLRPLRAENSPPFTTAMIILASVISSTVSNVLLGTQSAFTVPAYDLKSAAELPLYLILGMLCGVVSVAFSRLVNWFNKSFEYIRERFGLPAIVCPALGGLGAGIIALKYPGILYWGFTNVEEILHTGKTASAPGIWLLAQLVGAKVVATALCKGSGLVGGLYAPSLMIGAAVGAVFGGSAAEIINKAIPGNAAVAQPQAYALVGMAATLASVCSVPLTSVLLLFELTKDYRILLPLMGAVGLAIWVPSVTNQDKEPDASDARNSGRGYSHLSHAEDKNEVGWGQTDGHGLELSVVGNDSNHKSDNEDQLLEDLKVSHAMSKNYVKVSLTATLKDATKGMLDGQQKCVLVVDNEDLLEGILTYGDIRRYLSKKSSKASNGDAAYEDATTCPVASVCTRKIIYRGQERGLLTCYPEMDLEIAKELMEAKGIKQLPVVKRGGEPWKGRKRRIVAILYYDLIWGCLREEIKHRKAVNQRQREDNLELAIVNPH; translated from the exons ATGTCAGGAGGGGAGTTCAGCGATCAGAGCCACCTGCTCAGAGATGCATCCCCGAGCGACTCCCGCGAAGTGGGGGAGGGCGGCGACGTGGAAGCACAGCTCACCAGGAGCGGCAGCGGCGGCGGAAGAGGAGGGTTCAGGGATCTGCTGAAGCGTCTGGACCGCGGGTTCTCCAACCGCCGCCACAGCTTCAAGCGGCTCGATCGTGCCCGGGACAGGGAGAGTTCGACGAGGGGAGATCATAACCCCCATCACCACCTTGATTTGGATAGCGGCGGGGATGTGTTGGGGGACAGTGCGCCCCCGGAGTGGGCGTTGCTGCTGATTGGGTGCCTCCTCGGCCTCGCCACCGGCCTCTTCGTGGCTGCCTTCAACAATGGG GTGCATGTGATACATGAATGGGCATGGGCTGGCACTCCGAACGAGGGTGCTGCATGGCTACGTCTACAGAGACTGGCCGATACGTGGCATCGGATTCTTCTGATTCCGGTCACAGGAGGAGTTATTGTTGGCATGATGCACGGTTTACTTGAAATATTGGATCAGATAAAGCAGTCCACATCTTCTGAAGGACAGGGTATTGATTTGCTTGCCGGAGTCTTCCCCGCCGTAAAGGCCATTCAGGCTGCTATTACTTTGGGAACCGGTTGCTCTCTGGGTCCTGAAGGCCCTAGTGTGGATATTGGAAAATCTTGTGCTTATGGATTCTCATTAATGATGGAAAACAACAGAGAGAGGAAGATAGCTCTCGTTGCAGCTGGTGCGGCAGCTGGAATTGCATCAG GTTTTAATGCTGCAGTTGCTGGATCCTTTTTCGCAATTGAAACTGTTCTAAGGCCTCTACGAGCGGAAAACTCACCTCCTTTTACGACGGCAATGATAATTTTGGCATCAGTTATATCATCTACCGTGTCAAATGTGTTATTGGGAACACAATCAGCGTTTACTGTTCCTGCATATGATTTGAAATCTGCTGCTG AGCTACCTCTCTACTTAATTCTGGGCATGCTATGTGGTGTAGTAAGTGTTGCCTTCAGTCGGTTGGTTAATTGGTTCAATAAATCTTTCGAATACATCAGAGAAAGATTTGGACTTCCGGCTATTGTTTGTCCTGCCTTGGGCGGTCTAGGTGCGGGAATAATAGCTCTCAAATATCCTGGAATCCTTTACTGGGGTTTCACAAATGTCGAAGAGATTTTACATACTGGAAAAACTGCATCTGCTCCTGGAATTTGGCTTCTGGCTCAACTAGTGGGGGCCAAAGTTGTGGCTACTGCACTTTGCAAGGGCTCTGGGCTTGTTGGTGGACTTTATGCTCCGAGTTTAATGATTGGTGCTGCTGTTGGTGCTGTATTCGGAGGCTCAGCTGCTGAAATTATCAATAAAGCTATTCCTGGCAATGCTGCTGTTGCCCAGCCGCAGGCATATGCATTG GTGGGAATGGCTGCTACTTTAGCTTCTGTTTGTTCAGTGCCGTTAACATCTGTTCTGCTCTTGTTTGAGCTGACAAAAGATTACAGGATATTGCTTCCTCTCATG GGAGCTGTTGGATTAGCAATATGGGTTCCCTCAGTGACGAATCAGGACAAGGAACCTGATGCATCTGATGCTCGAAACTCGGGACGAGGTTATTCTCATCTTTCACATGCAGaagataaaaatgaagttgGATGGGGACAGACTGATGGACATGGTTTAGAACTCTCTGTCGTTGGTAATGATTCTAACCACAAATCAGATAACGAAGATCAACTTCTCGAGGATCTTAAG GTATCTCATGCCATGTCAAAGAATTATGTGAAGGTGTCTCTCACTGCAACCCTGAAGGATGCCACCAAAGGCATGCTCGATGGGCAGCAGAAATGTGTGCTTGTGGTTGATAATGAAGATTTACTGGAAGGGATATTGACTTACGGCGATATAAGAAGGTATTTATCCAAGAAGTCCTCCAAAGCTTCCAATGGAGATGCGGCCTATGAGGAT GCGACTACATGCCCTGTTGCTTCCGTTTGTACACGGAAGATAATATATCGTGGGCAAGAGCGTGGGCTTTTAACCTGTTATCCCGAGATGGATTTGGAAATAGCCAAGGAATTGATGGAGGCAAAGGGTATAAAGCAGTTGCCAGTGGTCAAGCGTGGTGGAGAGCCCTGGAAAGGAAGGAAGAGAAGGATTGTCGCGATCCTTTACTATGATTTGATCTGGGGCTGTCTCAG GGAAGAGATCAAGCACCGAAAAGCAGTCAATCAACGGCAAAGAGAGGACAATCTCGAGCTTGCCATAGTAAACCCCCATTAG